The following is a genomic window from Spirosoma foliorum.
GCGGTGAATCTTTCGAAACGCTACAAGATGATTATGCCGTCTTTCGATTTTCTGAAGGATGATGAGCTGAAATCCATTGTGGCTTACATTGCTGAGGAGACCCAAAAGCGCAATAGTCAACCGCTGGAAGTCAAAAACGATACAGGAGGAGCGACAGCGCGATTGACAGAACCTGTAGCTAAATCAAATCTTACCATCGAGCTGGAAGATTTTGTTACCATTCCGCCCTCCAGCGATAAAATGCCTCGCACCCGGATTGCTACGATGCGCGCTCACCCTTCAGGCGACGGGTCGCAGTTCGTAAGTGACCAACGCGGACTGATTTATCGAATCGTCGGCAGAGAAGTTCAGCCTTTTCTGGATGTTCGTCCCTTGATCGAAAATTTCATCAACGAGCCGGGGCTCGGCACTGGTTTAGGTAGTTTTGCATTCCACCCCGACTATCTGACTAACGGGCTTATGTACAGTACGCATACAGAAGCTGTCAAGGGCAAACGGGCCGATTACGCCTACAGCGATTCGGTAGAGATGGCTTTGCAATGGGTTGTTTCGGAATGGAAACAGGATGATATAACTAGCCCGGTATTTAGCGGTAAACGACGGGAGTTGTTGCGGGTTAATATGCCGTCCGCAGCGCATGGTATGCAGGATATAAGTTTTAACCCAGAGGCTGTCAAAGGCAACCCTGACTATGGTAAGCTGTACATTGGTATCGGCGACGGTGGCTCAACGATCGGCAAGCATCCGGAGCTTTGCCATAAACTTACTTCCCTGCTGGGTACGCTTATCCGAATCGATCCGTTGGGACGAAACAGCAAGAATGGACAGTATGGCATCCCCGCCGACAATCCTTTTGTAGAGGCCACTGACCCTGCGGTGTATAAGGAGATTTATGCCTATGGATTCCGAAATCCGCACCGGCTGGCCTGGTATGATGGCCGCTTATTTTCGACGGATGTAGGGGAGTCTAATTTCGAAGAAGTGAATGTGATTCAGAAAGGGGGCGATTATGGCTGGAATGTACGGGAGGGAAATTACGGCATCTCGTCGAAGGATTTGAAGAATGTGTATCCCGTACCCGA
Proteins encoded in this region:
- a CDS encoding PQQ-dependent sugar dehydrogenase; translated protein: MAFLLRYLYSLPFLVLVWLNTSNDHDLSGSIRTHPTTADSQGQALFKTHCVSCHALEQDGIGPKLGGITRLLSEKELIAFMQNPVKAIESGNVRAVNLSKRYKMIMPSFDFLKDDELKSIVAYIAEETQKRNSQPLEVKNDTGGATARLTEPVAKSNLTIELEDFVTIPPSSDKMPRTRIATMRAHPSGDGSQFVSDQRGLIYRIVGREVQPFLDVRPLIENFINEPGLGTGLGSFAFHPDYLTNGLMYSTHTEAVKGKRADYAYSDSVEMALQWVVSEWKQDDITSPVFSGKRRELLRVNMPSAAHGMQDISFNPEAVKGNPDYGKLYIGIGDGGSTIGKHPELCHKLTSLLGTLIRIDPLGRNSKNGQYGIPADNPFVEATDPAVYKEIYAYGFRNPHRLAWYDGRLFSTDVGESNFEEVNVIQKGGDYGWNVREGNYGISSKDLKNVYPVPDTKSNKFIKPFLQYDHIDGNAISGGYVYDGPIAALKHKYIFGDIARGRVFFANIDKNLTDHSVHELTIVQDGKATNLAELSGSKRVDLRINYNRLTKEMYITTKGDGKIRRIKTAVER